Proteins encoded by one window of Nitrososphaera sp.:
- a CDS encoding response regulator, translating to MTKFGSFSFKVIKRILDILSEDGPLKKTNLATKAGLNFAVCKRYLELLDALGWVEVDMDVIVTQAGRVVGGVLLDPDSFKEMRLVKKAQETAALEWRKGAARSEINPGSPSPSQARTGGWRERVGQVIIVDDEPDVAFTFQSFLNGVCPAKAFSDPFEALKAFADRNRDMELAVLDIKIPEVNGLQLYQIFRVLNKDCKFLFVSSLDGAREVLSLYPEIGMSQIVKKPISREAFIQAVMGSLSKRKT from the coding sequence GTGACCAAGTTTGGCTCTTTTTCGTTCAAGGTTATCAAGCGCATTTTAGACATCCTCTCTGAGGATGGTCCGCTCAAGAAGACAAACCTTGCAACAAAGGCGGGCCTCAACTTTGCCGTCTGCAAGCGATATCTTGAACTGCTCGATGCCCTGGGCTGGGTCGAGGTCGACATGGATGTCATTGTCACTCAGGCAGGAAGAGTGGTCGGAGGTGTCTTGCTCGATCCAGACTCATTTAAAGAGATGCGCCTTGTGAAAAAAGCACAGGAAACCGCTGCGCTCGAGTGGAGAAAGGGCGCTGCCAGGTCCGAGATCAATCCTGGATCCCCATCACCCTCCCAAGCCAGGACAGGCGGCTGGAGAGAGCGGGTGGGCCAGGTCATTATCGTCGACGACGAGCCGGACGTCGCATTCACTTTTCAGTCGTTTCTTAACGGGGTTTGTCCTGCGAAGGCGTTTTCAGACCCGTTCGAGGCCCTGAAGGCCTTTGCTGATCGGAATAGAGACATGGAACTGGCAGTTCTGGACATAAAGATTCCAGAAGTAAACGGACTGCAGCTCTACCAGATCTTCAGGGTGCTAAACAAGGATTGCAAGTTTCTGTTTGTGTCTTCACTTGACGGTGCGCGAGAGGTATTGAGCTTGTACCCTGAGATCGGGATGTCCCAGATAGTCAAAAAGCCAATCAGCAGGGAAGCGTTCATTCAAGCAGTAATGGGTTCGCTGTCCAAAAGGAAAACTTAG
- a CDS encoding lamin tail domain-containing protein has translation MGISPIATASASSQFGGSQFGVPLLSASPSNPAVAPFLDRPAVAVANQSRGQDIRINEVELNPPGSGSPWIELYNPTSRTVSLANYTMQTINSTLLFAQSPSLAPGGFYVQFIPRNQVSNIADMMRLSNSSGAIVSKTPLLIDRFHDARTWQAVPDGSDEWEFANQTMGRSNGPSVLANSSNPAIPSTVAGNPPSNSTALCSGSAGCAVGTIIRVAGPNSLYLQLNNTIYKVQLALVSSSTVPNQGGRSESAVSILETYCLGNSALIDQDDGNPTSGDSIVAAVYCSGLSMNEQLLHSGSALLDKSQCSVSEFATRDWAKLAGC, from the coding sequence ATGGGGATATCACCTATAGCAACCGCTAGCGCTTCATCCCAGTTCGGAGGCAGCCAGTTTGGCGTGCCCCTGCTTTCAGCCTCACCGAGCAACCCTGCCGTAGCGCCTTTCCTTGACCGGCCTGCTGTGGCCGTGGCGAATCAGTCAAGAGGGCAGGACATTAGGATCAACGAAGTCGAACTGAATCCCCCAGGTAGCGGTAGCCCATGGATTGAATTGTACAACCCTACGTCAAGGACAGTTTCGCTTGCTAATTACACGATGCAAACCATTAACTCGACCCTATTGTTTGCACAGAGCCCGTCATTGGCGCCCGGAGGCTTTTATGTCCAGTTCATTCCAAGAAACCAAGTTTCAAACATTGCCGACATGATGAGGCTCTCCAATTCTTCGGGTGCAATTGTGAGCAAGACACCTCTGTTGATTGACAGGTTCCATGATGCGAGAACATGGCAGGCCGTTCCTGACGGATCAGATGAATGGGAGTTTGCCAACCAAACAATGGGCCGATCAAATGGGCCCTCGGTGCTTGCAAATTCCAGCAATCCTGCAATTCCCTCCACTGTGGCAGGAAACCCTCCTTCAAACTCCACCGCCTTATGCAGCGGCTCCGCAGGATGTGCTGTCGGGACGATAATCAGAGTAGCCGGACCTAACTCGCTATACCTGCAGCTTAACAATACTATCTACAAGGTTCAGCTCGCGCTCGTCTCCAGTTCAACAGTCCCCAATCAGGGGGGAAGGAGCGAGTCCGCAGTTTCAATCTTGGAGACATATTGCCTAGGGAACAGCGCGCTCATAGACCAAGATGATGGCAATCCTACCAGTGGAGACAGCATAGTTGCTGCAGTCTACTGTTCTGGGCTAAGCATGAATGAGCAACTGCTTCATTCCGGTTCTGCTCTTCTTGACAAGTCACAGTGCAGTGTTAGTGAGTTTGCCACTAGGGACTGGGCAAAGTTAGCCGGCTGCTAA
- a CDS encoding DEAD/DEAH box helicase: protein MSSNHLELLASRLLKLLGYDSFYPPQKAAIDAGVMTGQNVLLTTPTASGKTLVAMLAIASVLAKRQKCVYLTPLRALASEKFEELRRLEDLLGDTGRIRTAVSTGDYDSTGRELAGADVIVITNEKMDSLFRHGAEWLGQVGLFISDEVHLISDRERGPTLEMMLTRIRERYPQAQLIALSATVANSSEIADWLGCKPVESKWRPTKLIEGVFDYDSIRTNDGKGARTIRVPRSGAAAAIDVALQSLSDGGQALIFAETRKRAVSIAVKASDAVFASMSDEGRKAAGELSSKILRTDEGTETTKVLSELARKGVGFHHAGLGQHSRQLIEDAFKSGTVRLLTATPTLAAGVNLPARRVVLASVLRYDSEYGGSTPISVLEYKQLSGRAGRPKYDTFGESIIVSEQSGISADELYDHYVLGEPEPLKSRLSSEKAVRFHLLSTIASDPGLKHGEILGFFSKTLLAQQSSSSVIEFKLSGALEFLEKERLILLRNQRFIATEFGKRVSQLYIDPLTAVNFREALDRLPRNNGDRHTLGFLHLISNCSDFYPKLALRKKDYEMVSQLLESKGTELFYSLSEYESSRSFWALAQWLDEASEAAIGESTGIEPGDLHRIVEVSRWLSSALYEVAKISGREDLLGEIGNLRTRIRYGVGEELLPLVSLEEVGRVRARALFRAGYTDVSKLAKSSESKIAAIDKIGPAVAKKIKDQLKQRQGG from the coding sequence ATGTCTTCCAATCATCTTGAGCTTCTTGCTAGCCGCCTCCTCAAACTGCTGGGCTATGATTCGTTCTACCCTCCGCAAAAAGCGGCGATCGACGCTGGCGTCATGACTGGCCAGAACGTTCTCCTGACCACCCCTACTGCCAGCGGCAAAACACTTGTCGCAATGCTTGCTATCGCAAGCGTCCTAGCAAAGCGTCAAAAGTGCGTGTACCTTACGCCTCTGCGGGCCCTGGCTTCTGAGAAATTTGAAGAGCTCCGAAGGCTTGAAGACCTACTCGGGGACACGGGACGCATCAGAACCGCAGTTTCTACAGGGGACTACGACTCCACCGGCAGGGAACTTGCCGGAGCCGACGTTATCGTGATAACGAACGAAAAGATGGATTCATTATTCCGCCATGGCGCTGAGTGGCTGGGCCAGGTTGGCCTGTTCATCTCGGACGAGGTACATCTTATTTCAGACAGGGAACGCGGTCCCACTCTGGAAATGATGCTGACTCGGATACGCGAGAGATACCCCCAAGCGCAGCTGATCGCTCTGTCAGCGACAGTGGCAAATAGCTCCGAGATTGCTGATTGGCTGGGCTGCAAGCCTGTCGAAAGCAAGTGGCGCCCGACAAAACTGATAGAGGGTGTTTTCGATTACGATTCAATAAGAACAAACGATGGAAAGGGAGCGAGAACGATTCGCGTTCCGAGATCCGGCGCGGCTGCAGCCATCGACGTCGCTCTGCAATCCCTAAGCGATGGCGGCCAGGCACTCATATTTGCCGAGACACGAAAAAGGGCAGTCTCTATCGCGGTAAAGGCTTCCGATGCGGTCTTTGCCAGCATGTCAGATGAGGGACGCAAAGCAGCTGGGGAGCTTTCATCGAAAATATTGCGCACTGACGAGGGGACGGAAACCACCAAGGTTCTTTCCGAACTTGCGAGAAAGGGCGTAGGATTTCATCACGCCGGACTCGGGCAGCATAGCAGACAGCTGATCGAAGATGCATTCAAGTCAGGCACGGTCCGGCTCTTGACCGCGACGCCGACCCTGGCAGCAGGCGTGAATCTTCCAGCTAGGCGAGTGGTTCTGGCAAGCGTGCTGCGATACGACTCCGAGTACGGGGGAAGCACACCAATCAGCGTCCTTGAATACAAGCAGCTCTCCGGCAGGGCTGGCAGGCCGAAATACGATACTTTTGGCGAGTCGATAATCGTCTCGGAGCAAAGCGGAATAAGTGCCGACGAGCTGTACGATCACTATGTCCTGGGGGAGCCGGAGCCGCTAAAGTCTAGGCTTTCAAGCGAAAAAGCCGTACGATTCCACTTACTGTCTACTATTGCCTCAGATCCTGGCTTAAAGCACGGCGAGATCCTCGGTTTTTTCTCCAAGACCCTCCTGGCGCAGCAGAGTAGCAGTTCCGTCATTGAGTTCAAACTTTCCGGCGCTCTTGAATTCTTGGAAAAAGAGCGCTTGATACTTTTGCGAAACCAGAGGTTCATCGCAACCGAGTTTGGCAAAAGAGTTTCCCAGCTTTACATCGACCCCCTGACGGCAGTCAATTTCAGGGAAGCTCTGGATCGACTACCCCGCAACAATGGTGACAGGCACACTCTCGGATTTCTGCACCTTATCTCCAATTGCAGCGATTTTTATCCGAAACTTGCCCTGAGGAAAAAAGACTACGAGATGGTATCACAGCTGCTTGAATCGAAAGGCACCGAACTGTTTTATTCATTAAGCGAATATGAGTCGTCAAGGAGTTTTTGGGCGCTTGCCCAGTGGCTCGACGAGGCCAGCGAAGCGGCTATTGGCGAATCGACTGGCATTGAGCCGGGAGACCTTCATAGGATAGTCGAAGTCAGCAGGTGGCTGTCCTCCGCCCTTTATGAAGTGGCAAAAATCAGCGGTCGCGAGGATTTACTCGGAGAGATTGGGAACCTCCGAACGCGAATCAGGTACGGTGTCGGTGAAGAACTTTTGCCCCTGGTATCGCTTGAAGAGGTGGGAAGAGTTCGAGCCCGTGCGCTTTTCAGGGCCGGATATACTGACGTGAGCAAACTCGCAAAGAGTTCAGAATCCAAAATAGCTGCCATCGACAAGATAGGACCAGCGGTTGCGAAAAAGATAAAGGATCAGCTAAAACAGCGCCAAGGAGGTTAA
- a CDS encoding UDP-N-acetylglucosamine-1-phosphate transferase yields the protein MVETMPVGTLTLIEVVAYALIAAAISFGATFLVMPRFIRYLVAHGRTVQDYHKKSKPLVPRPAGPVLMLAVGLSEAFIFAVTSNTTVLAILLSTTIAFLVGYVDDRRVMPGWFKPVALLAAAIPMIVLQAHGDDLNLIFGHAFIPLLYIPLILVIIPITGNTINSIDVLNGVASGFVIIASIPLLVSIALFGNTVVLVAAVPLLAVSIAFYKYHKFPSKIFPGDSGTLLLGVLYGALAIAGKSEIIGVIALLPAVMNSFLFLASVKKVVEHREVERPTMLLEDYRLAATKSKNAPATLVRLILADGPLDEKTIGRKIFGLAAFSSGLAFISIVLQSIFVGVSN from the coding sequence TTGGTTGAAACGATGCCTGTTGGCACGCTGACCTTGATAGAAGTAGTGGCCTACGCCCTCATCGCAGCAGCAATTTCATTCGGGGCGACGTTCTTGGTAATGCCGCGGTTCATCCGCTACCTTGTCGCGCATGGGCGGACGGTTCAGGACTATCACAAAAAATCAAAGCCACTCGTTCCAAGGCCAGCTGGGCCTGTCCTGATGCTTGCGGTTGGGTTGTCGGAGGCATTCATCTTCGCTGTCACATCAAACACCACAGTTCTGGCAATCCTCCTCTCTACCACTATCGCGTTTCTGGTCGGCTATGTCGATGATCGTAGGGTTATGCCGGGCTGGTTCAAGCCCGTTGCGCTGCTGGCAGCGGCGATCCCGATGATAGTACTACAGGCTCACGGTGACGATCTTAACCTCATTTTTGGCCACGCCTTCATCCCGCTTCTCTACATTCCCCTGATACTCGTAATAATTCCTATAACCGGCAACACCATCAATTCCATAGATGTCCTAAACGGCGTCGCTTCGGGTTTTGTGATTATTGCGTCTATCCCGCTATTGGTAAGCATTGCGTTATTCGGAAATACCGTCGTCCTGGTCGCCGCTGTTCCGCTTTTGGCCGTGTCGATCGCATTCTACAAGTACCATAAATTTCCGAGCAAAATATTCCCGGGCGACTCTGGAACCCTGCTGCTCGGTGTGCTTTATGGTGCACTGGCAATCGCCGGTAAGTCAGAAATAATCGGCGTGATTGCCTTGCTGCCTGCGGTAATGAACTCCTTTCTCTTCCTGGCAAGCGTAAAGAAGGTCGTTGAACATCGGGAAGTTGAAAGGCCCACAATGCTTCTTGAGGATTACCGTCTTGCTGCAACAAAGTCAAAGAATGCGCCTGCCACCCTTGTTCGGTTGATTCTGGCCGACGGTCCGCTTGACGAGAAAACCATAGGCCGGAAAATATTTGGTCTTGCCGCATTTTCCTCGGGGCTTGCGTTCATTTCCATTGTGCTTCAAAGCATCTTTGTGGGGGTTTCTAACTGA